Proteins encoded by one window of Metamycoplasma subdolum:
- a CDS encoding 4'-phosphopantetheinyl transferase superfamily protein, whose amino-acid sequence MIGIDLTNIKRFENLSLNVIKKILHKDEFKEFEKTNDKAKFLATRWAIKEAIFKADNQFKDFSKVFLKKDEEGRYIFLDFEISTSKEDDYIIAIAKK is encoded by the coding sequence ATGATCGGAATAGACTTAACGAATATCAAAAGATTTGAAAATCTAAGTTTAAATGTGATTAAAAAAATTTTGCACAAAGATGAATTTAAAGAGTTTGAAAAAACTAATGATAAAGCAAAATTTTTAGCAACTCGTTGAGCAATCAAAGAAGCAATTTTTAAAGCTGACAATCAATTCAAAGATTTTAGTAAAGTTTTTCTTAAAAAAGATGAAGAAGGAAGATATATATTTCTAGATTTTGAAATTTCTACTAGTAAAGAAGATGACTACATTATTGCAATTGCAAAAAAATAA
- a CDS encoding lysophospholipid acyltransferase family protein yields MKLKTRLFWHSGALLSAYCGLKAKARRAKRMPDFYSRIEKTNYFQKQAKKALNAYGIKLNVKGFENVPDSACLIIPNHSTYLDPIIMAYALSNRGDGEKTSKNFNFLAKNEVAKKKGIKLIAEYIETVFIDTANPREAVKTLIEFGKIVKENKTCGIVFAEGTRTRDGKIGTFQLGAFKIAQANFLPVVPVTINNAVNAMDKNRDAMLEVEVIFHPMLKPAQFQTVETKVYADYVQKIVEKDYKEQVITSPETQKNTYSKRD; encoded by the coding sequence ATGAAATTAAAAACACGTTTGTTTTGACATTCTGGAGCACTTTTAAGTGCCTATTGTGGCTTAAAAGCAAAAGCTAGAAGAGCAAAAAGAATGCCTGATTTTTATTCAAGAATTGAAAAAACAAACTATTTCCAAAAACAAGCAAAGAAAGCTCTAAATGCTTATGGAATTAAATTAAATGTTAAAGGTTTTGAAAATGTGCCTGATAGTGCATGCCTTATAATTCCAAACCATTCAACATATTTAGACCCAATCATTATGGCTTATGCTCTTTCAAATCGCGGCGATGGTGAAAAAACATCAAAAAACTTCAATTTTTTAGCAAAAAATGAAGTTGCTAAAAAGAAAGGCATTAAACTAATTGCTGAATATATTGAAACAGTTTTCATTGACACAGCAAATCCTCGTGAAGCCGTTAAAACCTTAATTGAGTTTGGGAAAATTGTTAAAGAAAATAAAACTTGTGGAATTGTTTTTGCTGAAGGTACAAGAACTCGCGATGGAAAAATTGGAACTTTTCAATTAGGAGCATTCAAAATTGCTCAAGCAAACTTTTTACCAGTAGTCCCTGTTACTATAAATAATGCAGTAAATGCGATGGATAAAAATCGTGACGCTATGCTTGAAGTTGAAGTAATATTCCATCCAATGTTAAAACCAGCACAATTTCAAACTGTTGAAACTAAAGTTTATGCCGACTATGTACAAAAAATAGTTGAGAAAGACTATAAAGAACAAGTAATAACTTCACCAGAAACACAAAAAAATACTTATTCAAAAAGAGATTAG
- a CDS encoding RluA family pseudouridine synthase has product MIKIKAKTNDIGRTLFKFLVKILDNVPVSRIERIFRQKDVKINGLKTNDKQYKIQENDEILVYGITEANKEFVLPKAEISFKLIYEDKNILIIDKPINIAMHSEENCLDYQVLKYLNYKKTSSFIPASIGRIDKKTSGLVVYAKNYETLVEFDAKTKFFDKVYQFVSDFNEKKLDITVHLKKDIDNEKMVVDKTFGVKARTIFWQENNKKFAQILTGKKHQIRATLQHLNCPILGDLKYGGKFAKRMFLHSYSITFHSLSEKFKEYNEQTFIAPTKW; this is encoded by the coding sequence ATGATTAAAATTAAAGCCAAAACTAACGATATTGGCAGAACACTTTTTAAATTTTTAGTAAAAATCTTGGATAATGTTCCAGTTTCAAGAATTGAAAGAATTTTTAGACAAAAAGATGTTAAAATCAATGGCTTAAAAACAAATGATAAACAATACAAAATTCAAGAAAACGATGAAATTTTAGTTTATGGAATTACTGAAGCAAACAAAGAATTTGTCTTGCCTAAAGCAGAAATTTCATTTAAGCTAATTTACGAAGATAAAAATATTTTAATTATTGATAAACCAATAAACATTGCAATGCATAGCGAAGAAAATTGCCTTGATTATCAAGTTTTAAAATACTTAAATTACAAAAAAACTAGTTCATTCATCCCAGCTTCAATTGGAAGAATTGATAAAAAAACTTCAGGTTTAGTTGTATATGCTAAGAACTATGAAACATTAGTAGAATTTGATGCAAAAACAAAGTTTTTTGACAAAGTTTATCAATTTGTAAGTGATTTTAATGAGAAAAAATTAGATATTACAGTTCATCTTAAAAAAGATATTGATAATGAAAAAATGGTAGTTGATAAAACTTTTGGTGTAAAAGCAAGAACAATTTTTTGACAAGAAAATAATAAAAAATTTGCTCAAATATTGACTGGAAAAAAACATCAAATTAGAGCAACTTTACAACATTTAAATTGTCCAATTTTAGGTGATTTAAAATATGGCGGAAAATTTGCAAAAAGAATGTTTTTACATTCCTATTCAATTACATTTCATTCATTAAGTGAAAAATTTAAAGAATATAACGAACAAACTTTTATTGCACCAACTAAATGATAA
- the scpB gene encoding SMC-Scp complex subunit ScpB: MKNKIIEALIFFQGSEGLSSEQVKNVFKLQTVAEARRVLKDFMAEFNKLDRGIKVHEFNDNFKFLTVESVKPYIQDLVTATRRQSLSMASMEVLGIVAYKQPVTRSMISNIRGVDSNSIVANLLAKGIIEEVGVSPTPGNPILYGITNKFYDYFKIKTLAELPPFPEFNQYSNEEEEGELIDKEFNLFDSQRQDTNNDGILIAEAGDND; encoded by the coding sequence ATGAAGAATAAAATTATTGAAGCTTTAATATTTTTTCAAGGTTCAGAAGGACTAAGCTCTGAACAAGTAAAAAATGTTTTTAAATTACAAACTGTAGCAGAAGCAAGAAGAGTATTAAAGGATTTTATGGCTGAATTTAATAAACTAGATCGTGGAATCAAAGTTCATGAATTCAATGATAACTTTAAATTTTTAACTGTTGAAAGTGTGAAACCTTATATTCAAGATTTAGTAACAGCAACTAGAAGACAAAGTTTATCAATGGCATCAATGGAAGTTTTGGGAATAGTTGCTTATAAACAACCGGTTACTCGTTCAATGATAAGTAACATCCGTGGTGTTGATTCTAACTCAATTGTTGCTAATTTACTAGCAAAAGGAATTATTGAAGAAGTTGGAGTTTCACCTACACCTGGAAATCCAATTTTATATGGAATTACTAATAAGTTTTATGACTATTTTAAAATCAAAACTTTAGCTGAACTTCCCCCATTTCCTGAGTTTAATCAATACTCAAATGAGGAAGAAGAAGGCGAACTTATTGATAAAGAATTTAACTTATTTGATTCACAAAGACAAGATACTAACAATGATGGTATATTAATCGCTGAAGCGGGCGATAATGATTAA
- the gatB gene encoding Asp-tRNA(Asn)/Glu-tRNA(Gln) amidotransferase subunit GatB, giving the protein MIKNGWEMVIGIEIHLELNTKTKMFSPALNSFGDKENTNVSFIDLAYPGTLPLVNKNAIIKAIKLAKALKMEINKIVRFDRKNYFYPDLTKGYQITQQFNPIGTDGTIKIKVDNNWKEIAIERIHMEEDTAKSIHDNKLTYLNYNRSGVPLIEIVSRPVITSGKEACAYVDAIRQTALALNISDAKLNEGSLRTDVNISVKKIGEKELRTRCEIKNLNSLANIAKAIDYEANLQIEKYEKNEPVIQCTKRFDEDKLQTSVMRLKSDAIDYKYFPDPNLPYIELTDELIKSVEIEELPFEREQRYVKNNLNNVQISQLLNNLEYATYLDKIPYKDFKKSANLFFSDLVAYLNENKLSIQDLKIKEDEFAILISYVQDSKINKQNVQKIIDLKQKNSEKSIDKLIKENNLFVEVKVFSSKEIVDSIFKENATIEQEADKNFDKTLKFILGQAMKKTMGKANVKEIETLAKERLKK; this is encoded by the coding sequence ATGATTAAAAATGGCTGAGAAATGGTGATTGGCATAGAAATTCACCTTGAACTTAATACCAAAACTAAAATGTTTTCACCTGCTTTAAATTCATTTGGCGATAAAGAAAATACTAATGTTTCTTTTATTGATTTAGCATATCCTGGAACTTTGCCTTTAGTTAATAAAAATGCAATCATTAAGGCAATAAAACTTGCAAAAGCTTTAAAAATGGAAATCAATAAAATTGTTCGTTTCGATAGAAAAAATTACTTCTATCCTGATCTTACAAAAGGCTATCAAATTACTCAACAATTTAATCCAATTGGGACTGATGGGACAATAAAAATTAAAGTTGATAATAATTGAAAAGAAATTGCAATTGAAAGAATTCACATGGAAGAAGATACTGCAAAATCTATTCACGATAATAAGTTAACTTATCTTAATTACAACCGTTCAGGTGTGCCTTTAATTGAAATAGTTTCACGCCCAGTTATAACAAGCGGAAAAGAAGCATGTGCCTACGTTGATGCGATTAGACAAACTGCTTTAGCCTTAAATATTTCAGATGCCAAACTTAATGAAGGAAGCTTAAGAACTGACGTTAATATTTCAGTTAAAAAAATAGGCGAAAAAGAGCTAAGAACTAGATGCGAAATTAAGAACTTAAATTCGCTTGCAAATATTGCCAAAGCTATTGATTATGAAGCTAACTTGCAAATTGAAAAATATGAAAAAAATGAGCCTGTAATTCAATGCACTAAAAGGTTTGATGAAGACAAGTTACAAACAAGTGTTATGAGATTAAAATCTGATGCAATTGATTATAAATATTTCCCAGATCCAAACCTACCTTACATTGAACTTACAGATGAATTAATTAAAAGTGTTGAAATTGAAGAACTTCCTTTTGAAAGGGAGCAAAGATATGTTAAAAATAATCTAAATAATGTTCAAATTTCACAACTTTTAAATAACTTAGAGTATGCAACTTATTTAGATAAAATCCCATATAAAGACTTCAAAAAATCAGCAAATCTTTTCTTCTCAGATTTAGTTGCTTACTTAAATGAAAACAAACTCTCAATTCAAGATTTGAAAATAAAAGAAGATGAATTTGCCATTCTTATATCTTATGTACAAGATAGCAAAATAAACAAACAAAATGTTCAAAAAATTATTGATTTAAAACAAAAAAATAGTGAAAAATCAATTGATAAATTAATCAAAGAAAATAATTTATTTGTTGAAGTTAAAGTTTTTTCTTCAAAAGAAATAGTGGATTCAATTTTTAAAGAAAATGCAACTATTGAACAAGAAGCTGACAAAAATTTTGATAAAACTTTAAAATTTATTTTAGGTCAAGCTATGAAGAAAACAATGGGAAAAGCTAATGTTAAAGAAATTGAGACTTTGGCAAAAGAAAGGTTAAAAAAATAA
- a CDS encoding segregation/condensation protein A, with the protein MPEELKKPTVREISISEDKEKENVKNAGEKHTFHLANFNGPLDLLVTLIKEKNVSIFDVDLAELASQYLEIIKNIEPYEFDMASEYLVMGATLLQLKARMLLADPEVEEEVKKEKKRLLEQIAEYQKFKEISQVLKKQEEIRQNFYTKDPEETAEFERPIDATVLEGHANSSRLVVAIRKMFERVYAELIRNVTITTIAISPEEQKQRIIQLFKGRDELEFQEVFNVPSTGHFVITLLAILDLARQQIVIMRQDEDEGLIYFRKGEMYEE; encoded by the coding sequence ATGCCTGAAGAATTAAAAAAACCAACCGTTAGAGAAATTTCAATAAGTGAAGATAAAGAAAAAGAAAATGTAAAAAATGCCGGCGAAAAGCATACTTTTCACCTTGCCAATTTCAACGGACCTCTTGATTTACTAGTAACGTTAATTAAAGAAAAAAATGTTAGCATTTTTGATGTTGACCTTGCCGAACTTGCAAGTCAATATCTAGAAATCATTAAAAACATTGAACCTTATGAATTTGACATGGCTAGTGAATATTTAGTCATGGGTGCAACTTTGCTTCAACTTAAAGCAAGAATGTTACTTGCCGATCCTGAAGTTGAAGAAGAAGTAAAGAAAGAAAAGAAAAGATTACTTGAACAAATTGCTGAATATCAAAAATTCAAAGAAATTAGTCAAGTGCTTAAAAAACAAGAAGAAATTAGACAAAACTTTTATACTAAAGATCCAGAAGAAACTGCTGAATTTGAACGTCCAATTGATGCAACGGTGCTTGAAGGACATGCAAATAGTTCAAGGCTAGTTGTTGCAATTAGAAAAATGTTTGAAAGAGTTTATGCTGAATTAATTCGTAACGTTACTATTACTACTATTGCTATTTCGCCAGAAGAGCAAAAACAAAGAATTATTCAACTTTTTAAAGGGAGAGATGAACTTGAATTTCAAGAAGTTTTCAATGTTCCATCAACAGGCCACTTTGTAATAACATTACTAGCAATTTTAGATCTTGCTAGACAACAAATTGTTATAATGAGGCAAGATGAAGATGAAGGACTAATTTATTTCAGAAAAGGAGAAATGTATGAAGAATAA
- a CDS encoding Asp-tRNA(Asn)/Glu-tRNA(Gln) amidotransferase subunit GatC, which translates to MNDEKFKKLANDLLFEPSDEIIKMAKKLLSSIDKELKKLDEINLDNVKPMSHISEKKLSFDLLRDDVENKEFLIKKEDLLANTSKHNDDFVLIKKVINEA; encoded by the coding sequence ATGAACGATGAAAAATTTAAGAAATTAGCTAATGATTTGCTTTTTGAACCAAGCGATGAAATTATCAAAATGGCAAAAAAACTTCTAAGTTCAATTGACAAAGAATTAAAAAAACTTGATGAAATTAATCTTGATAATGTTAAGCCAATGAGCCATATTTCAGAAAAAAAATTAAGCTTTGATTTATTAAGAGATGATGTTGAGAACAAAGAATTTTTAATCAAAAAAGAAGATCTTTTAGCAAATACATCAAAACATAATGACGATTTTGTTTTAATAAAGAAGGTAATCAATGAAGCATAA
- a CDS encoding YhjD/YihY/BrkB family envelope integrity protein: MSKNKPNWEDNDQLIRVKKKSSVFEKIIKAIIYGILWIAIPRFVKQNKEQSKDVVSIAYDRLNSNEFKFIPPGYALYLFLSFIPIVCIVISVLGAISPKYDIVVRFIILGKIIPGIESTIPNMGLLWKDPAQAAVLVLFFVSVIWLTSGGYSKMIGSINALYDYKGGNSFFKNRLKGILLSLIVTLILTLLFMAATGLMTFLIEKANYGVFPADLTKITNAKDLNLTVEFWLVYYFSLVIFLPIGTYLGFLFFFRFSPNFKLKFQYIHPGALISAIPTAFFVLIFGSLTSIINYNKFGPVATFMYLLLLLSYMSYFIYAGLIVNASFYKSFINEPIFVRKKVLIQ; this comes from the coding sequence ATGAGCAAGAATAAGCCTAACTGAGAAGACAACGATCAGTTAATTAGAGTTAAGAAAAAAAGTTCCGTCTTTGAAAAAATAATCAAGGCGATTATTTATGGCATTCTTTGAATTGCAATTCCTCGTTTTGTAAAACAAAACAAGGAACAATCAAAGGACGTTGTTTCAATTGCTTATGATAGGCTTAACTCTAATGAATTTAAGTTTATTCCTCCAGGCTATGCTCTTTATCTTTTCTTATCTTTTATTCCGATTGTCTGTATTGTAATTAGTGTTTTAGGAGCAATTTCACCCAAATATGACATAGTGGTTAGATTTATTATTTTAGGGAAAATAATTCCTGGAATTGAAAGCACTATTCCTAATATGGGACTTCTTTGAAAAGATCCTGCTCAAGCTGCTGTTTTAGTTCTTTTTTTCGTATCAGTTATCTGATTAACTAGTGGCGGTTATAGTAAAATGATTGGTTCAATCAACGCACTTTATGATTATAAAGGTGGAAACTCATTTTTCAAAAATAGACTTAAAGGAATTTTGCTTAGTCTAATTGTTACCTTAATTTTGACACTTCTTTTTATGGCAGCAACTGGACTTATGACTTTTTTAATTGAAAAAGCAAATTATGGTGTTTTCCCTGCTGATTTAACTAAAATTACCAATGCCAAGGACTTAAATTTAACAGTTGAATTTTGACTTGTTTATTATTTCTCATTAGTTATCTTTTTGCCAATTGGAACTTATTTAGGCTTCTTGTTTTTCTTCAGATTTTCACCAAACTTTAAACTTAAATTTCAATATATTCACCCAGGAGCTTTAATTTCTGCTATTCCAACAGCATTTTTTGTGCTTATCTTTGGTTCACTTACTTCAATAATTAACTATAATAAGTTTGGACCAGTTGCAACATTTATGTATTTATTATTACTATTAAGTTATATGTCATACTTTATTTACGCTGGTTTGATTGTTAATGCAAGCTTTTATAAAAGCTTCATTAATGAACCAATTTTTGTAAGAAAAAAGGTGCTTATTCAATAA
- a CDS encoding ECF transporter S component — protein MREEKLPGGLRHYLRWARIQTGLTTRKWNSKRIAFVSVLIAISVVFFIVSVRIIPISALPSFKFSFIGLPVKITGFLFGPLVGIITGVLADLISFALVPTYYHYLYTIVISISGFIPGLCAYYYFNLNELLFSKKYRLFKFNQIVSYYKRQYDDALTKQNYEDIQYFSEQIAKFQVKVIALEATTKPKAMINFSFISTLALLALQITLTLVIFSKLDPTIFEHNRFIKNKDFYLFLVISGLLAMSVALIFYRVFVRKRFQLFLEIMAIVSFCAILEFINVFLLAWADTETLKTDFFVNLTGQAITNPIKIFWNLAIILATYKIVAPLVKSREGDRF, from the coding sequence ATGCGAGAAGAAAAATTGCCTGGCGGCTTAAGACATTATCTTCGTTGAGCAAGAATTCAAACAGGCTTAACAACGCGAAAATGAAACTCAAAAAGAATTGCTTTTGTTTCAGTTTTAATTGCAATTAGCGTTGTATTTTTCATTGTTTCTGTTAGAATCATTCCAATCTCAGCACTTCCTTCTTTTAAGTTCAGCTTTATTGGGCTCCCTGTTAAAATCACTGGATTTCTTTTTGGACCATTGGTTGGAATTATTACTGGTGTTTTAGCCGATTTAATATCCTTTGCTTTGGTTCCAACTTACTACCATTATTTATATACAATCGTAATTTCAATTTCAGGTTTTATTCCTGGCCTTTGTGCTTACTACTACTTTAACTTGAACGAACTTTTATTTTCAAAGAAATATCGTCTTTTCAAGTTTAATCAAATAGTTTCTTATTACAAACGTCAATATGACGATGCTTTAACTAAGCAAAATTATGAAGATATTCAATATTTTAGTGAACAAATTGCTAAATTTCAAGTTAAAGTTATTGCTTTAGAAGCTACAACTAAACCAAAGGCAATGATTAATTTTAGTTTTATATCAACTCTTGCTCTTTTAGCACTTCAAATAACTTTAACTTTAGTAATTTTTTCAAAATTAGATCCAACAATTTTCGAACACAACCGTTTTATTAAAAATAAAGACTTTTATTTATTCTTGGTTATTTCAGGTCTTCTTGCAATGAGCGTTGCATTAATTTTTTATCGTGTTTTTGTCAGAAAAAGATTTCAACTATTTTTAGAAATAATGGCAATAGTCAGTTTTTGTGCAATACTTGAATTTATTAATGTATTTTTACTAGCTTGAGCTGATACTGAAACTTTAAAAACTGACTTTTTTGTTAACTTAACTGGGCAAGCAATTACTAATCCAATTAAGATATTCTGAAACCTTGCCATTATTTTAGCAACTTACAAAATAGTAGCACCTTTAGTTAAATCAAGGGAAGGAGATAGATTTTAG
- a CDS encoding amidase family protein, whose protein sequence is MKHNKTDLKKALKNLLEDKNHAISYVYKDAKLKDQGSLKGSIYTLKDNYATKDAISRASSLILENFQPHYDATIRTLLDNAGATLIAKTNLDEFGLGGSGEYSAFGLIKHPKNDKHLVGGSSSGAAATFSDEITFAIGSDTGDSVRKPASNIGKVGFKPSYGAISRFGLFAFATSLDTVAYFTHNIYDAALLSSVLFKQDLEHDLSSVKVEFSAKKIKSVKPKTIAYLDCFDLLEKSVKKAYENLIKKLEKEGIKLAKIKPDETLLNSIDVLYKVIAFSEASSNLANLDGLKFGVQKEDKDWSQTFIKTRSEKLGKMVQSRLILGSYFLEHNNQIKYFLKAKKMRRYLANYFTEIHTKYDLFIYPASNDVAPLIGKEYKPSYMDFILTNSNLTGNPSITFKLGENEEKLPFNIACDGKIYEDQKLLNFALYIEEILGGKHD, encoded by the coding sequence ATGAAGCATAATAAAACAGATTTAAAAAAAGCTTTAAAAAATCTTCTAGAAGATAAAAATCACGCCATTTCTTATGTTTACAAAGATGCAAAACTTAAAGATCAAGGAAGCTTAAAAGGTTCAATCTATACTTTAAAAGATAACTATGCAACCAAAGATGCAATTTCACGTGCTTCATCTCTCATTTTAGAAAATTTTCAACCTCATTATGATGCAACTATTAGAACACTTTTAGACAACGCAGGAGCAACCTTAATTGCTAAAACTAACCTTGATGAATTTGGTCTTGGCGGAAGTGGCGAATATTCAGCATTTGGACTAATAAAACATCCAAAAAATGACAAACATTTAGTAGGTGGTTCTTCTTCAGGAGCTGCAGCAACTTTTTCAGATGAAATAACTTTTGCAATTGGATCTGATACTGGAGATTCAGTTAGAAAACCTGCATCAAATATTGGAAAAGTAGGCTTTAAACCAAGCTATGGAGCGATTAGCAGATTTGGGCTTTTTGCCTTTGCAACTTCATTAGATACAGTAGCTTATTTTACTCATAATATTTATGATGCTGCCTTACTTTCTTCAGTTCTTTTTAAGCAAGATTTAGAGCATGATCTTTCATCTGTAAAAGTTGAATTTTCGGCAAAAAAAATTAAGTCAGTTAAACCTAAAACTATTGCTTATTTAGATTGCTTTGATTTACTTGAAAAATCAGTAAAAAAAGCATATGAAAATTTAATAAAAAAACTTGAAAAAGAAGGTATTAAACTTGCTAAAATTAAGCCTGATGAAACCCTTTTAAATTCTATTGATGTACTTTATAAGGTTATCGCTTTTTCTGAAGCGAGCTCTAATTTAGCAAACCTTGATGGACTTAAATTTGGCGTGCAAAAAGAAGATAAAGATTGAAGCCAAACTTTTATTAAAACAAGAAGTGAAAAACTTGGAAAAATGGTTCAATCTAGACTTATTTTAGGAAGTTATTTTTTAGAACATAATAACCAAATAAAATACTTTTTAAAAGCAAAAAAAATGCGCCGTTATTTAGCAAATTACTTTACAGAAATTCATACAAAATATGACCTTTTTATTTACCCTGCTTCTAATGACGTTGCACCATTAATTGGCAAAGAATACAAACCAAGTTACATGGATTTTATTTTAACAAATTCAAACTTAACTGGAAATCCTTCCATCACTTTTAAGCTTGGCGAAAATGAAGAAAAACTTCCTTTCAATATTGCTTGTGATGGGAAGATTTATGAAGATCAGAAACTTTTAAATTTTGCCTTATATATAGAAGAAATTTTAGGAGGCAAACATGATTAA